In one window of Poriferisphaera corsica DNA:
- a CDS encoding HIT domain-containing protein has protein sequence MMNEKNLWAPWRISYIQSLESEGDQTSRQNTEGPKPNRCFLCEASEIDDTGGLPKDQLVLHHSHSCLIMLNRFPYSNGHLLIAPFDHVADIDDLNIEQRSDLFEMTNIANKAVRIAMNPQGVNIGINLGRCAGAGVPGHVHVHVVPRWEGDVNFMQVVGDVRVIPQSLEESCKVLKAAIDQVLQK, from the coding sequence ATGATGAACGAAAAGAATTTATGGGCACCGTGGCGAATCTCCTACATTCAAAGCCTCGAAAGCGAGGGCGATCAAACGTCGCGCCAAAATACTGAAGGACCCAAGCCGAATCGATGCTTTTTGTGTGAAGCATCCGAGATAGACGATACTGGCGGGCTTCCAAAAGATCAACTTGTACTGCACCATAGTCACAGTTGTCTGATTATGCTTAACCGCTTTCCATACAGTAATGGACACCTATTGATCGCACCTTTCGATCATGTAGCTGACATTGATGATCTCAATATTGAACAGCGTTCAGACCTATTCGAGATGACCAACATCGCGAACAAAGCTGTACGGATTGCGATGAACCCACAAGGCGTGAATATCGGTATAAATCTAGGTAGATGTGCTGGTGCGGGCGTTCCTGGGCATGTTCACGTCCACGTTGTGCCGCGATGGGAGGGCGATGTGAATTTCATGCAGGTCGTCGGCGACGTGCGTGTCATACCGCAGTCTTTGGAGGAGAGTTGTAAGGTTTTGAAGGCTGCTATAGATCAAGTTTTACAGAAATAA
- the cobA gene encoding uroporphyrinogen-III C-methyltransferase, with protein MQKNNGHVSLVGAGPGEPGLITVKGMQHLANADVVVFDALANPVLLDSVSDYAELIDVGKRAKNHKMTQDEINDVLVSKAREGKFVVRLKGGDPYLFGRGAEEAIYLAERGVSCEIVPGVTSGIAAPGAAGIPVTFREISSTVTFVTGHEDPTKDKTAVDYGALAGMIRAGGTVCFYMGVGRLELICDTLHEADLPKHTPIALVQWGTHPKQRRAKGTLGDIVQTVKQTGISSPAIIVVGDVVGLEREGLDYFMNRPLFGKKIIVTRTRQQVSVLRDQLAALGAEVLEAPTIEIEEPESWDAVDDAIKKIGAFDWLLLTSVNGVKALAERLDAVELDARHLAGVKIAAIGDATERALQQDLNIRADLVPTRYIAESLAGELIAEHGVSGRKVLLLRADIARPALPQLLTEAGAEVTELVAYETKRTDQLPADVINALENNDVDWVTFTSSSTVQNMVELLGNKQHLLDHVKVASIGSITTETANQLNVRVDLEAKKSNIDGLVSSIVKYVGTN; from the coding sequence ATGCAGAAAAATAATGGCCATGTAAGTTTGGTTGGCGCGGGTCCGGGGGAACCGGGGCTGATCACCGTAAAAGGTATGCAACATCTTGCAAATGCTGATGTTGTGGTTTTTGATGCGCTCGCAAATCCGGTGTTATTGGATTCAGTGTCCGATTATGCAGAGCTTATTGATGTAGGAAAGCGGGCTAAAAACCACAAAATGACGCAGGACGAGATCAATGATGTTCTGGTATCGAAAGCTCGTGAGGGAAAATTTGTAGTCCGATTAAAAGGTGGCGACCCATATTTGTTTGGGAGAGGTGCTGAGGAAGCAATCTACCTGGCGGAACGTGGGGTAAGCTGCGAGATCGTGCCGGGGGTAACGAGCGGGATCGCTGCTCCGGGGGCAGCCGGGATACCGGTGACTTTCAGAGAGATTTCAAGCACGGTCACATTCGTGACTGGACATGAAGATCCAACGAAGGATAAAACAGCGGTGGATTACGGTGCGCTCGCTGGGATGATCAGGGCAGGGGGCACGGTCTGCTTCTATATGGGCGTTGGGCGCTTGGAGTTAATTTGCGACACGCTTCATGAGGCAGATTTGCCTAAACACACGCCTATCGCACTCGTTCAATGGGGTACTCATCCGAAACAACGCAGAGCCAAAGGGACGCTTGGTGATATTGTTCAAACCGTAAAACAAACAGGGATTAGTTCACCTGCAATTATTGTGGTGGGTGATGTTGTTGGGCTGGAACGCGAGGGCCTAGACTATTTCATGAATAGGCCACTGTTTGGAAAGAAAATTATTGTCACGAGAACGCGTCAGCAAGTATCAGTATTACGAGATCAACTCGCAGCACTGGGAGCTGAGGTTTTGGAAGCCCCAACCATTGAAATTGAAGAACCTGAGAGTTGGGATGCTGTTGATGATGCTATCAAGAAAATTGGTGCGTTCGATTGGCTATTACTAACGAGTGTCAATGGCGTGAAGGCGCTCGCAGAAAGATTGGATGCTGTAGAGTTAGATGCGAGGCATTTGGCTGGTGTTAAAATTGCAGCGATTGGTGATGCCACAGAGCGTGCATTGCAACAGGACTTGAACATTCGTGCTGATCTTGTTCCAACGCGTTATATCGCTGAATCATTGGCTGGCGAGCTCATTGCTGAACATGGCGTTTCTGGCCGTAAAGTCCTGTTATTAAGGGCTGATATTGCGCGACCTGCGTTACCTCAATTGCTCACAGAAGCGGGAGCTGAGGTTACAGAGCTGGTGGCTTATGAAACAAAACGGACAGACCAGCTACCCGCAGATGTCATCAATGCACTCGAAAACAATGATGTGGATTGGGTTACATTTACAAGTAGCTCAACGGTGCAAAACATGGTTGAACTACTGGGTAATAAACAGCATCTGCTTGATCATGTAAAAGTTGCATCAATCGGAAGTATTACAACCGAGACGGCGAATCAACTAAATGTACGAGTTGATCTTGAAGCTAAAAAATCGAATATTGACGGATTGGTCAGTTCGATCGTGAAATATGTGGGCACCAACTAG
- a CDS encoding SEC-C metal-binding domain-containing protein has protein sequence MSYGRVEFKYKGSHIGEGRKRNKPCECGSGKKYKKCCWNKKASE, from the coding sequence ATGAGCTATGGGCGTGTGGAATTCAAATACAAAGGCTCGCACATTGGCGAAGGCCGGAAGCGTAACAAACCGTGTGAATGTGGATCAGGCAAGAAATACAAGAAGTGTTGTTGGAACAAGAAAGCGAGTGAGTGA
- a CDS encoding DNA cytosine methyltransferase: MLGVGLELALESIGIGAAPLVYVERESYAAANLVARMEGQALHQAPVYSDLNSFASEISHFYRGKVDAIVAGYPCQPFSTAGKRLGFRDERNLWNAIRKTISRVKPKFCFFENVPGHTSLGFDQVGSQLQRLGYRIEAGLFSAAEVGASHQRKRLFILAIASSERAFGGQPKIFGANGGSNGQLLGNALQPERGVGNTCSCGRGRDNGREDDEIIAHGCQPMADADSKRSGSRGAERERFERQSSSVITNSKLGDANSERKSQSQGCERECGGRTCNDGKKLAHTDNQRYERERQGCCADGWPEPNGSTQVCCRAEFPVFAPGPQKREWATILKVAPTIEPAIRGMANGMASRLDQIRLGGNGVVPLQAAYAFTSLLACAINDEEQLHNKGR, translated from the coding sequence ATGCTCGGAGTCGGACTTGAACTCGCCCTTGAGTCAATCGGAATCGGAGCCGCACCTTTGGTGTACGTTGAACGGGAAAGCTACGCAGCGGCCAATCTCGTGGCGAGGATGGAAGGCCAGGCCTTACATCAAGCTCCTGTCTACAGCGATCTTAATTCCTTCGCATCAGAAATTAGCCACTTCTATCGTGGCAAAGTCGATGCAATCGTTGCAGGATACCCATGCCAGCCGTTCTCAACCGCTGGCAAACGTCTTGGCTTCCGCGATGAACGAAACTTATGGAATGCGATCCGTAAAACAATTAGCCGAGTTAAACCCAAATTCTGCTTTTTTGAGAACGTGCCTGGTCACACCTCTCTTGGGTTTGATCAAGTCGGAAGCCAGTTACAGCGATTGGGTTATCGAATTGAGGCGGGACTATTCTCGGCGGCCGAAGTGGGAGCCAGTCACCAACGAAAACGTTTGTTCATTTTGGCTATCGCCTCGAGCGAGCGAGCATTCGGAGGACAACCAAAGATTTTTGGAGCGAATGGGGGATCGAACGGGCAATTGCTGGGCAACGCTCTCCAACCAGAGCGAGGCGTGGGCAACACCTGCAGCTGCGGACGCGGTCGGGACAACGGGAGGGAAGATGATGAAATCATTGCGCACGGATGTCAGCCAATGGCGGACGCCGACAGCAAGCGAAGCGGATCACGGGGGGCCGAACGCGAGAGATTCGAGCGGCAATCCTCATCTGTCATCACAAACAGCAAATTGGGCGACGCCAACAGTGAAAGGAAATCACAATCGCAAGGGTGTGAGCGAGAATGCGGGGGACGGACTTGCAACGATGGCAAAAAACTGGCCCACACCGACAACCAGCGATACGAAAGGGAGCGGCAAGGTTGTTGTGCGGATGGATGGCCGGAGCCGAATGGATCAACTCAAGTATGTTGCAGAGCAGAGTTTCCCGTGTTCGCCCCTGGCCCCCAAAAACGAGAGTGGGCAACCATCCTTAAAGTCGCGCCGACGATTGAACCCGCGATTCGTGGCATGGCTAATGGGATGGCCTCCCGATTGGACCAGATACGACTCGGAGGTAACGGGGTGGTGCCTTTACAAGCAGCGTATGCGTTCACATCTTTGCTCGCTTGTGCAATCAACGACGAAGAGCAACTGCATAACAAAGGACGGTGA
- a CDS encoding type II toxin-antitoxin system RelE/ParE family toxin has protein sequence MIKTYSCKHTQQLFELDKSKRFGSIRKQARMKLMAIDAASKLDSLRIPPKNCLEALKGDRKGQHSIRINRQWRVCFVWRDGHAYNVEIVDYH, from the coding sequence ATGATTAAGACTTACTCATGCAAACACACACAACAGCTTTTCGAGCTTGATAAATCAAAGCGATTCGGTTCAATCCGCAAGCAAGCCCGTATGAAGCTGATGGCCATTGATGCGGCGAGTAAGCTTGATTCATTGCGTATCCCTCCAAAGAATTGTTTGGAAGCCCTTAAAGGTGATCGTAAGGGTCAACACAGCATCAGAATTAACAGGCAATGGCGTGTATGTTTTGTTTGGCGTGACGGTCACGCCTACAACGTCGAAATCGTCGATTACCATTAA
- a CDS encoding PilZ domain-containing protein: MSTQHTLKLIDDSAIEPDSYLFDRRRCMRRRASGHVTAVSTPDDHFESPKRIRPLQLVDSSETGIGAFSHEPIELGSRIVMFFPPHGNEKGFDMVGSVVRCIKNDKGYRIGIQLKACATPVSAA; this comes from the coding sequence ATGTCAACTCAGCACACGCTTAAACTTATTGACGATTCCGCCATTGAGCCTGATTCCTATCTCTTCGATCGTCGCCGCTGCATGCGTCGTCGTGCTTCAGGCCATGTCACCGCCGTGTCCACGCCAGACGACCACTTCGAGAGCCCTAAGCGGATTCGTCCGCTCCAGCTCGTTGATTCTTCTGAAACAGGCATCGGTGCGTTTTCACACGAGCCGATTGAACTTGGTTCACGCATTGTGATGTTCTTTCCACCGCATGGCAACGAAAAAGGTTTCGACATGGTCGGCAGCGTTGTGCGATGTATTAAGAACGACAAAGGCTACCGAATCGGTATCCAGCTAAAAGCATGTGCCACACCAGTCTCAGCTGCGTAA
- a CDS encoding 3-hydroxyacyl-ACP dehydratase FabZ family protein — MRDVSFIESINPHRGCMRLLDGIIYEDIPTGELIAFKDIGDDEFWVPGHIPGRPIFPGVLMIEAAAQLASYMCLQKLVDQDFMGFAGVDSVKFRGQVRPGDRLHILIKETEFRRRRCVCKSQGLVDGNLVFEAIITGMPM; from the coding sequence GTGCGTGATGTTTCGTTTATCGAAAGCATCAACCCGCACCGTGGATGCATGCGATTGCTTGATGGGATTATCTATGAAGATATTCCTACAGGTGAATTGATTGCATTCAAAGATATTGGTGATGATGAATTTTGGGTGCCTGGGCATATCCCAGGACGGCCAATATTCCCTGGTGTACTGATGATTGAAGCTGCTGCTCAACTTGCAAGTTATATGTGCTTGCAGAAGCTTGTTGATCAAGATTTCATGGGATTTGCTGGTGTTGACAGTGTTAAATTCCGCGGACAAGTCAGACCAGGCGATCGCTTACATATCCTGATCAAGGAAACTGAATTCAGGCGTAGAAGATGCGTTTGCAAATCTCAGGGACTGGTGGATGGCAATCTTGTCTTTGAGGCAATCATTACCGGTATGCCCATGTAG
- a CDS encoding histone H1, with protein sequence MLETYEQLKNLVASVEDDIRKAAGGNKAAGTRVRKQMQDVKNMAQELRKKILENRDGE encoded by the coding sequence ATGCTCGAAACATATGAACAACTTAAAAATTTGGTCGCATCTGTAGAAGATGACATCCGTAAAGCAGCTGGCGGCAACAAAGCTGCAGGTACTCGCGTTCGCAAGCAGATGCAGGACGTGAAGAATATGGCACAGGAGCTTCGCAAGAAGATTCTAGAAAACCGTGATGGCGAATAA
- a CDS encoding Gfo/Idh/MocA family protein, producing MVISQSMRIGMLGSKFMGRAHSNAYINAPKFFDLKRKIVLQNVCARNEASLKAFAQNWGWLNWTSDWRKLVTDAEVDLVDIGSPNHLHFEPAVAALEAGKHVVCEKPLANDLSEAREMVKIAKKHRKLKSYVWFNYRRCPAISLAHELIQAGRIGRVLQVRCVYLQDWGGPDVPLFWRYQKKYAGSGALGDLAAHSIDLMRYLTGDEVKSVNGAVLSTVYKKRLLPEQTKKWGRVDVDDISLFLTTLKSGAVASFEATRLPQGYKNHNKIEIHGDKGSIRFDLERMTELDYFDSDSSTNTQGWSTINVSEGGAGHPYASDWWPAGHNLGYEHTFVNQFADMVRDMNGLPPRTPLPTFHDAYEVQRVLEAVMLANREGCTIPLSQVK from the coding sequence ATGGTTATATCTCAATCTATGCGCATCGGCATGTTGGGCTCTAAATTTATGGGCAGAGCACATTCCAATGCATATATCAATGCTCCGAAATTCTTCGATTTAAAGCGTAAGATCGTTTTGCAAAATGTGTGTGCGAGAAATGAAGCGTCATTGAAGGCGTTCGCGCAAAATTGGGGCTGGCTGAATTGGACATCAGATTGGCGAAAACTTGTTACTGATGCAGAAGTTGACCTTGTAGATATTGGCTCACCCAATCATTTGCATTTCGAACCGGCGGTTGCTGCTTTAGAGGCTGGCAAGCATGTCGTTTGCGAAAAACCACTTGCGAATGATCTATCCGAAGCAAGAGAGATGGTTAAGATTGCCAAAAAACATCGGAAACTAAAATCTTATGTGTGGTTCAACTATAGGCGATGCCCTGCAATCAGCCTTGCTCATGAGCTAATTCAAGCCGGGCGGATTGGCCGTGTACTTCAGGTAAGGTGTGTTTACTTACAAGACTGGGGAGGACCTGATGTGCCCTTATTTTGGCGGTACCAGAAGAAATATGCTGGCTCTGGGGCGTTGGGTGATTTGGCTGCCCACAGTATCGATCTCATGCGTTACCTCACGGGCGATGAAGTAAAATCAGTTAACGGAGCCGTTTTGAGTACTGTTTATAAAAAACGATTACTGCCTGAACAAACGAAAAAATGGGGCCGCGTGGACGTAGATGATATCAGTTTATTCCTTACTACATTGAAATCCGGGGCTGTGGCAAGTTTCGAAGCGACTCGCCTACCTCAAGGCTACAAAAACCACAACAAGATTGAGATACATGGAGATAAGGGATCAATACGATTCGATTTAGAGCGTATGACGGAACTGGATTATTTTGACAGCGACTCATCGACGAACACACAAGGCTGGAGTACGATCAATGTGAGTGAAGGTGGAGCTGGTCATCCTTATGCATCTGATTGGTGGCCGGCTGGTCACAATTTAGGCTACGAGCATACCTTTGTGAACCAGTTCGCAGACATGGTTCGAGATATGAACGGCTTGCCACCTAGAACGCCACTTCCAACCTTCCATGATGCTTATGAAGTACAACGCGTCTTGGAAGCGGTCATGCTTGCGAATCGAGAAGGTTGCACGATACCTCTTTCTCAGGTCAAGTAA
- a CDS encoding isochorismatase family protein — protein sequence MKFVIDKTALLVVDLQEKLLPAMHDHERVLARSLVMLKCAKALGVGVVTTQQYPRGLGETVKVVRDELEPNDVIIDKTRFSACTDKVMGVIESGGYKSVLVMGVEAHVCVMQSCLDLKAAGYHVGVVVDAIGSRNPLDWDTGIARFQQRGIELMTVESAVFELVGDAKAEGFKKVLPLIQ from the coding sequence TTGAAATTTGTAATAGACAAAACAGCATTACTGGTCGTTGATCTACAAGAGAAGTTGTTGCCAGCAATGCATGATCATGAGCGTGTACTCGCTAGATCTTTGGTCATGCTGAAGTGTGCGAAAGCTCTGGGAGTTGGCGTTGTGACAACACAGCAATATCCCAGAGGCTTGGGTGAGACTGTTAAGGTTGTGCGAGATGAATTGGAACCTAATGATGTGATCATTGATAAGACGAGATTCAGTGCATGTACTGATAAGGTGATGGGGGTAATTGAATCTGGTGGTTACAAATCAGTCTTGGTGATGGGGGTTGAGGCCCATGTGTGTGTGATGCAGAGCTGCTTGGATTTGAAAGCGGCCGGGTATCATGTCGGGGTTGTCGTTGATGCGATTGGTTCGCGAAATCCGCTAGATTGGGATACGGGAATCGCTCGATTTCAGCAGCGTGGCATTGAATTGATGACCGTCGAGTCGGCAGTATTTGAGCTGGTGGGTGATGCAAAGGCTGAAGGATTCAAAAAAGTACTGCCTTTAATCCAGTAA
- a CDS encoding LamG-like jellyroll fold domain-containing protein, protein MMHLTHEVRTNVYDTYHPLSPTLDALTVGGNPAVAINMPQSDRVATGPKPGVTAVETDGIQSEVRISRTINVGLNDSFSVGVLLAPMTLANKEFLSCAADGDSTWYGKHIGIQTRDFGLMVTRYNNVPERIEIASTAGQWHDILSTYDGVSKVWTLYRNGNKIHQSPLSYTPSENTPNTHWFLGTIYQGASNRAHARACCFGQAQRVLTVDEVKAIHESLKEKQNILLMPGMSMGMGF, encoded by the coding sequence ATGATGCATCTGACGCATGAGGTTCGAACTAACGTCTATGACACGTACCACCCGCTTTCACCAACGCTCGATGCGCTCACAGTGGGTGGAAATCCTGCTGTAGCTATTAATATGCCGCAATCGGATCGTGTTGCCACGGGGCCAAAACCGGGCGTTACGGCAGTCGAAACCGATGGTATTCAATCTGAGGTACGCATTTCCCGCACAATCAATGTGGGCTTGAATGATTCGTTCTCTGTGGGCGTTCTTTTGGCGCCGATGACGCTGGCAAATAAGGAGTTTCTATCTTGTGCTGCTGATGGCGATTCTACTTGGTATGGCAAGCACATTGGAATACAGACGCGCGATTTTGGATTGATGGTTACGCGGTACAACAATGTACCAGAACGTATTGAAATCGCCTCTACTGCTGGTCAGTGGCATGACATTCTGTCAACTTATGATGGAGTTTCTAAGGTTTGGACGCTCTATCGCAATGGTAACAAGATCCACCAATCACCACTTTCATATACACCGAGCGAGAATACGCCGAATACCCATTGGTTTCTAGGAACTATCTATCAGGGCGCCTCGAATAGAGCGCATGCCCGTGCTTGTTGTTTCGGTCAGGCGCAACGAGTACTCACGGTAGATGAGGTAAAAGCGATACACGAATCGTTAAAAGAAAAACAGAATATCTTGCTTATGCCCGGTATGAGTATGGGTATGGGCTTTTAA
- a CDS encoding HigA family addiction module antitoxin produces MAKKKKKQKDPSLLIHPGEILKSEFLDPMGISMYRLAKSIGVPQTRISNICLGRTSITADTALRLGKFFNMEPEFWSNLQTRYEFDLVLIENGDMLDGIETYQAA; encoded by the coding sequence ATGGCAAAGAAAAAGAAAAAACAAAAAGATCCGAGTTTGCTGATTCATCCGGGTGAAATTCTGAAATCAGAATTTTTAGACCCAATGGGAATTAGTATGTATCGACTTGCTAAATCTATTGGCGTTCCGCAAACGAGGATTTCAAATATCTGTTTGGGCAGGACTTCAATAACAGCGGATACTGCTTTGCGGCTCGGAAAGTTTTTCAATATGGAGCCTGAATTCTGGTCAAACTTGCAGACACGCTATGAGTTTGATTTGGTTCTGATTGAGAATGGCGACATGCTGGACGGTATCGAAACGTATCAGGCCGCCTAG
- a CDS encoding exonuclease domain-containing protein, with protein sequence MINNFAAIDFETANRGRNSACAVGIAIVENGKIAKKYSSLIRPPSLNFLPEFIRIHGITAEDVADAPSFEEIWPKVHQICADGLVVAHNAAFDISVLQNNIYNGDLSCLSGKYCCTCNLAKKLLPGLRNHKLGTLAKVFGLNLKHHDALSDAITCAELAMRLFRLAGPKQLEGHIKEFAEFGMSQKNSTNAVCLEISTNELGVSHIDFDTGEGDAVDVAAPDGRFDGKKFVFTGELMFLNRSEATEIVEIQGGRVIGSVSKKTDIVVVGDEVYEAYEESGKTTGKLSKAAQLNDAGGSIEIVSESDFLDMIE encoded by the coding sequence ATGATAAATAACTTCGCAGCTATCGATTTCGAAACAGCGAATCGTGGTCGGAACAGTGCTTGCGCTGTTGGTATTGCTATCGTAGAGAATGGAAAGATTGCTAAAAAATACTCTTCGCTGATACGTCCCCCATCTTTGAATTTTCTACCTGAGTTTATTCGTATACACGGCATTACAGCTGAAGACGTGGCTGATGCTCCATCGTTTGAGGAAATCTGGCCGAAGGTGCATCAGATTTGTGCTGACGGACTTGTAGTCGCGCATAATGCCGCATTCGATATAAGCGTTTTGCAGAATAATATTTATAACGGGGACTTGTCTTGTTTGTCAGGAAAATATTGCTGCACGTGCAACCTAGCAAAGAAACTGTTGCCGGGCTTGCGAAACCACAAATTAGGCACACTTGCAAAAGTATTCGGTTTAAACCTAAAACATCATGACGCTCTGTCTGATGCGATCACTTGCGCGGAGTTAGCCATGCGTCTATTCCGTTTGGCAGGGCCGAAACAGCTTGAAGGACATATTAAAGAGTTCGCAGAATTTGGTATGTCACAGAAAAATTCCACAAATGCGGTATGTCTTGAAATCTCAACCAACGAATTGGGAGTGAGCCATATTGACTTTGATACTGGTGAAGGCGATGCGGTTGATGTAGCTGCACCTGATGGGCGATTTGATGGTAAAAAATTTGTATTTACAGGTGAATTGATGTTTTTGAACAGGTCGGAAGCTACGGAAATAGTAGAAATTCAGGGTGGTAGAGTTATTGGATCTGTCTCGAAGAAAACTGATATTGTCGTGGTTGGGGATGAAGTTTACGAAGCTTACGAAGAATCGGGAAAAACGACGGGGAAATTGTCAAAAGCCGCTCAGCTTAATGATGCAGGCGGTTCAATTGAAATTGTTAGTGAATCTGATTTTCTAGATATGATCGAATAA
- a CDS encoding helix-turn-helix domain-containing protein translates to MSVATEIIPRYLTPKLAAVYLCTPERTLRMLKASGEIPHIQLGGRIRYDRHDLDAYMRSQKRKGVG, encoded by the coding sequence ATGAGCGTAGCAACTGAGATAATTCCCCGCTACTTGACGCCTAAATTGGCTGCGGTCTACCTCTGCACGCCTGAGCGCACCTTGCGGATGCTCAAGGCGAGCGGCGAGATACCGCATATCCAGTTAGGTGGGCGTATCCGATACGACCGGCATGATTTGGACGCTTACATGCGATCGCAAAAGCGTAAAGGTGTTGGTTAG
- a CDS encoding J domain-containing protein: MNYQQAADLVSAGDTITVINDADEYRKAYREVAKKVHPDVGGCADEFARLQNAKSILDEHHGI; the protein is encoded by the coding sequence TTGAATTACCAACAAGCGGCTGATCTGGTTAGCGCCGGCGACACGATTACGGTCATTAACGACGCAGATGAGTACCGCAAGGCATATCGAGAAGTTGCCAAGAAGGTACACCCAGACGTAGGCGGATGTGCTGATGAGTTTGCGCGTCTGCAAAACGCGAAATCAATACTTGATGAACATCATGGCATCTAA
- a CDS encoding helix-turn-helix domain-containing protein encodes MPIDEIRKTLRKCCNDSSMTMEQVAAAGKVTKKTLYNFFDGTSDLGSENLESLLNVFGRTLKAGKLKKK; translated from the coding sequence ATGCCTATTGATGAAATCAGGAAAACACTCAGAAAATGCTGCAATGATTCGTCTATGACGATGGAGCAGGTAGCGGCTGCGGGCAAAGTTACAAAAAAGACGCTTTATAACTTTTTTGATGGAACCTCTGATCTCGGCTCTGAAAACCTCGAATCCCTCTTGAATGTATTTGGAAGAACCCTCAAAGCTGGAAAGCTGAAAAAGAAATAA